The following proteins come from a genomic window of Salvia hispanica cultivar TCC Black 2014 chromosome 4, UniMelb_Shisp_WGS_1.0, whole genome shotgun sequence:
- the LOC125221437 gene encoding putative F-box protein At3g21120 — protein sequence MDSNLLNHDVVTEILLHLPFTSLLRFRSFCKSWRDHIDSKPFRKSHIHHHAHDDDDDNTLLVQFSFREDGVSEVSMFNGKLHNNSLPASQEISDYYHTTDIAVCHAQIAGPSNGLICAYYTDPDAPVAVCNPSLGLIAILPLPPNPSSKSLEPNHHRALSRDFAIWFDEVAQDYIVVQLLSCHINGLNEIGLHLHASVYSRATNSWRGLSIVDLGLGDFIPISSRSKNSAFAHWLAIDDEGIELILSFDFRNEGFRVVEIPDLGISEMYRDRKIFAEGDDSFLVFFSGDGEGGTDWLDIFWLRIEGSMVEWNHMKRVGPFDGLVIAKALCERGCVVLQSSIVAIAVGIHLNIVERVIFMKQKVHMAHLVVFQLPWSLDVPYRDDKDL from the exons ATGGATTCCAATCTCCTCAACCACGACGTTGTAACAGAAATCCTCTTGCACTTGCCATTCACATCCCTCTTGAGATTCCGAAGCTTCTGCAAATCATGGCGCGATCACATCGATTCTAAACCTTTCAGAAAATCGCACATTCACCACCATGCCcacgacgacgacgacgacaaTACGCTACTCGTGCAGTTCAGTTTCCGAGAAGACGGAGTTTCGGAAGTGTCAATGTTCAACGGCAAGCTGCACAACAACTCCCTGCCAGCTTCCCAGGAAATCTCGGACTACTACCACACCACGGACATTGCTGTCTGTCACGCTCAAATCGCCGGCCCTTCCAACGGCCTTATCTGCGCCTACTACACCGATCCCGACGCACCCGTGGCCGTATGCAACCCTAGTTTAGGCCTCATCGCTATCTTGCCATTGCCACCAAACCCTAGCTCAAAGTCCCTTGAGCCAAATCACCATCGCGCGTTGTCTCGTGACTTTGCCATTTGGTTCGACGAGGTCGCACAAGATTACATAGTTGTGCAGCTGTTGTCGTGCCATATAAACGGCCTCAACGAAATCGGCTTACACTTGCACGCTTCGGTATACTCAAGAGCCACGAATTCTTGGAGGGGGCTGAGCATTGTTGATCTTGGCTTGGGTGATTTCATCCCTATAAGTTCACGGAGCAAGAACAGCGCCTTCGCGCACTGGCTGGCGATAGACGATGAGGGGATTGAGTTGATCTTGTCGTTCGACTTTAGGAACGAGGGCTTCCGTGTCGTGGAGATACCGGATTTGGGGATTTCGGAGATGTATAGGGATAGGAAGATATTTGCGGAGGGTGATGACtcttttcttgtgtttttttcCGGGGACGGGGAAGGAGGGACTGATTGGTTGGACATATTTTGGTTGAGGATTGAAGGGAGCATGGTGGAATGGAATCACATGAAGAGGGTTGGACCGTTTGATGGGCTTGTCATAGCCAAGGCTTTGTGTGAGAGGGGTTGTGTTGTTTTGCAGT CTTCAATTGTGGCTATAGCGGTGGGCATACATTTGAACATTGTTGAGAGGGTTATTTTCATGAAGCAAAAGGTGCATATGGCACATCTTGTGGTGTTCCAACTTCCATGGTCTTTAGATGTTCCTTATCGTGATGATAAGGACCTATAG